One window from the genome of Planctomycetota bacterium encodes:
- the mdh gene encoding malate dehydrogenase yields the protein MGRAKITIIGAGNVGATCAHWAASKELGDIVLLDIAEINGEKNTMPQGKALDLYEASPVEGFDCKITGTSDYEDTVGSDVIILTAGLPRKPGMSRDDLIAKNTEIVKHCAENAGKASPNATMIVVSNPLDAMVYVAWKASGFATNKVVGQAGVLDTARYRSFLAEEVGCSVEDVQALLLGGHGDDMVPLSRYTFAGGIPITQLVAPERLEEIITRARKGGGEIVSLLKTGSAFYAPSAASVQMAEAIIKDKKRILPCAAYCDSEYGIGGYFVGVPCLLGADGVEKVYEIDLDDAEKAAFQTSIDHVKELVAAVKM from the coding sequence ATGGGCCGCGCGAAAATCACGATCATCGGAGCTGGAAACGTCGGAGCCACCTGCGCCCACTGGGCCGCGTCCAAGGAGCTGGGCGACATCGTCCTGCTCGACATCGCCGAGATCAACGGCGAGAAGAACACCATGCCTCAGGGCAAGGCGCTCGACCTCTACGAAGCCTCCCCCGTTGAAGGCTTCGACTGCAAGATCACCGGCACCAGCGACTACGAGGACACTGTCGGCAGCGACGTGATCATCCTCACCGCCGGCCTGCCGCGTAAGCCCGGCATGTCCCGCGACGACCTGATCGCCAAGAACACCGAGATCGTCAAGCACTGCGCCGAGAACGCCGGCAAGGCCTCGCCCAACGCGACGATGATCGTCGTGTCCAATCCGCTCGACGCGATGGTGTACGTCGCTTGGAAAGCGTCGGGCTTCGCGACCAACAAGGTCGTCGGCCAGGCCGGCGTGCTCGACACGGCACGCTACCGATCCTTCCTTGCCGAAGAAGTCGGCTGCAGCGTCGAAGATGTGCAAGCCCTCTTGCTCGGCGGCCACGGCGACGACATGGTCCCGCTCAGCCGTTACACGTTCGCTGGCGGCATCCCGATCACGCAGCTGGTCGCGCCCGAGCGCCTGGAAGAGATCATCACCCGCGCCCGCAAGGGTGGTGGCGAGATCGTCAGCCTGCTCAAGACCGGCAGCGCGTTCTACGCCCCGTCCGCCGCGTCGGTCCAGATGGCCGAGGCGATCATCAAGGACAAGAAACGCATCCTTCCCTGTGCCGCCTACTGCGACAGCGAGTATGGCATCGGTGGCTACTTCGTCGGCGTCCCCTGCCTCCTCGGTGCCGACGGCGTCGAGAAGGTCTACGAGATCGACCTCGACGACGCTGAGAAAGCCGCGTTCCAGACGAGTATCGACCACGTCAAGGAACTGGTCGCCGCGGTGAAGATGTGA